Proteins encoded in a region of the Zea mays cultivar B73 chromosome 2, Zm-B73-REFERENCE-NAM-5.0, whole genome shotgun sequence genome:
- the LOC103646184 gene encoding putative 1-phosphatidylinositol-3-phosphate 5-kinase FAB1D isoform X3: MMATAESDDDAIWVPPDEAAAAADSMMQDDDDDDDDYHAGTGEEDDESEDDDDATSSICRWRHDSDHQSAAHREERQKAMLRAMNGQLRMLAARFLESAGIDTSSWLDIVISLSWEAALAIKPDVGTAVGNQMDPSSYIKVKCLASGTPRQCEVVKGLVFRKNVAHKHMPTKCHNPRLLLLSGLLGHSHVGFSSFSSIEQEKDHLDKSVCEMMEICRPDVVLVERTVSRDIQELLLKEGVTLVLDMKLNRLQRVARCSGAPIVSFSEVLSKPKLKQCDYFHIEKVTEEHSLITCSAGVGSRPSKTLMFLEGFHKPLGCTILLRGANTQELKKIKQVMNYTVFAAYRLVLETSFFEDQRLILNNKDSSKEEVSVARKAGPSSLGSVQETTDSNALNPLDKGFPNQALLPSEGLVVSAVPESPRRFIDILRYHNIYLPVTSSQEATDHQIQDSIHISPNVGVPIGSVESVDHLSDPQEQASSETNQQMALDGPSVSEKHEQSLENIKTSDTDEVDDVLESQSILILLSSQCITKQVICEQSRLSRIRYYGNFDVSLGRYLQDILQKQNLSCSSCGEPPEAHMYSYTHRNGNLTVLVRHLLPKYRLPGESEGKIWMWTRCLRCERESGISRSSRRVIMSAEAHYLSFGKFLELSFSNHSTARRLSICGHSLNTDCLRFFGLGSKVAMFQYSSVEIYNACKPQPTLEFHNPDMHEWYGQEVRNVLATGVTLFSEVTSALQKLKDQFPVKDLSQLEEMLIKEKAEFMDSLAKTVDRNRESSSVDDILNVNWLYQDLLLELYVWDCRLHQLVDCTLAENAIVANGQTAAAAEADGIGERMSSIAPFENRCIKEPEKFIEAGTASALLDDAWNDKHCNDQHNTNCECDGGEEKWIWNPVNESRLAFRQEVEVGCLERFEVVNHYCPSHLSPLHKHRESGEEMGGSPQFTVGPGGSILCVSEDEISSIISRALAVSEERRHLLMDAVAETEPADTTRSKTMDKSYSSLSESSSASLWSSDSEASISSDDLSSYDTSLLLSSSLHPEIAVNGITALKGRYSVICVHSNQFYNLRRKCCPSELAYVASLSRCKRWDAQGGKSKAFFARTMDGRLIIKQIKKTEFESFIKFAPDYFRHVNHSLDTGSQTCLAKILGIYQVKQTRHGKEIKMDLMVMENILFGHNVSRTYDLKGAIFSRYVSDPNDHAGTVYLDQNFVDDMRVSPIYIGGRAKHLLERAIWNDTSFLTSINVMDYSLLVGVDRQKRELVFGIIDYLRQYTWDKQLETMVKASLVVPKNESPTVISPRDYKKRFRKFMSKHFLTVPDEWSTESRPPVAWESCAHAGELPGVKPQHPSPILLACA, encoded by the exons ATGATGGCCACCGCTGAATCGGACGACGACGCCATCTGGGTACCGCCTGAtgaggcagcagcagcagcagacagCATGAtgcaagatgatgatgatgatgatgatgattaccATGCCGGAACCGGAGAGGAGGATGACGAATCCGAGGACGACGATGATGCTACCAGCAGTATCTGCAGGTGGCGCCATGACTCTGATCATCAGTCCGCCGCCCACAGGGAGGAGCGGCAGAAAGCCATGCTGAGAGCCATGAACGGGCAGCTCAGAATGCTCGCCGCTCGCTTTCTAGAGTCGGCTGGCATTGATACCAGCAGCTGGCTTGATATCGTCATCTCCCTGTCCTGGGAAGCTGCCCTTGCCATCAAGCCTGATGTTGGCACTGCTGTAGGCAACCAAATGGACCCTTCCTCATACATCAAGGTTAAGTGCCTAGCATCTGGGACACCCCGCCAATG TGAGGTCGTCAAGGGCCTAGTCTTCAGGAAGAACGTCGCTCATAAGCACATGCCCACCAAGTGTCACAATCCCAGGCTGCTGCTTCTTAGTGGACTCCTCGGCCATTCCCATGTTGGCTTCTCATCGTTCAGTTCCATAGAGCAGGAGAAAGACCATCTGGACAAGTCTGTCTGCGAAATGATGGAGATCTGCCGCCCAGATGTCGTCTTGGTCGAGAGAACGGTTTCACGCGACATACAGGAGCTTCTTCTCAAGGAAGGTGTCACTCTAGTGCTTGACATGAAGCTCAACCGGCTGCAGAGGGTTGCTCGCTGCTCCGGCGCCCCCATAGTCTCGTTTTCAGAGGTTCTCAGCAAGCCAAAGCTGAAGCAGTGCGACTACTTCCACATTGAAAAGGTGACGGAGGAGCACAGCCTGATTACCTGCAGCGCTGGAGTTGGAAGCAGGCCATCTAAAACATTAATGTTCCTGGAAGGCTTTCACAAGCCACTGGGATGCACG ATATTGCTAAGGGGAGCAAATACTCAAGAACTGAAGAAAATCAAGCAGGTCATGAACTACACAGTGTTTGCAGCGTACCGCCTCGTTCTTGAGACATCCTTCTTCGAAGATCAGAGACTAATCTTGAACAATAAGGATTCTTCCAAAGAAGAAGTTTCTGTCGCTAGGAAGGCCGGACCATCGTCACTAGGATCAGTACAGGAAACTACTGATTCCAATGCTCTAAATCCACTCGACAAGGGCTTCCCTAATCAAGCACTACTCCCTTCTGAAGGACTAGTAGTATCAGCAGTCCCAGAATCACCCAGAAGATTCATTGATATACTCCGTTATCATAATATTTATTTGCCGGTCACTTCTTCTCAAGAGGCAACTGATCATCAGATACAAGACAGTATCCATATCAGCCCAAACGTTGGAGTACCAATTGGTTCTGTTGAGAGTGTGGATCATTTAAGCGATCCCCAGGAACAAGCATCCTCTGAAACCAATCAGCAAATGGCATTGGACGGCCCTTCGGTTAGTGAAAAACATGAGCAGTCATTGGAAAATATTAAAACATCTGATACAGATGAGGTGGACGATGTGTTGGAGTCTCAGAGCATACTTATTTTGCTGTCTAGCCAGTGTATCACAAAGCAGGTTATCTGCGAGCAGAGCCGTCTATCCCGTATAAGATACTACGGGAATTTTGATGTTTCCTTAGGACGCTATTTGCAAGACATTTTGCAGAAGCAG AATCTCAGCTGTTCCTCATGTGGAGAGCCTCCAGAGGCTCACATGTATTCCTACACTCACCGCAATGGGAATCTGACTGTTCTTGTGAGGCACTTGCTGCCTAAATATCGTTTACCTGGTGAATCAGAAGGAAAGATTTGGATGTGGACTAGATGCTTAAGGTGTGAACGTGAAAGTGGGATCTCCAGATCATCACGAAGGGTGATAATGTCAGCTGAAGCACACTACCTTTCATTTGGGAAGTTCCTTGAACTCAGTTTTTCAAACCACTCAACCGCTAGAAGGCTGTCAATATGCGGGCATTCACTCAATACCGATTGTCTGCGCTTTTTTGG GTTGGGCTCCAAAGTTGCAATGTTCCAGTATTCCTCAGTCGAAATTTACAATGCCTGCAAACCACAGCCTACTCTTGAGTTTCACAATCCCGATATGCACGAGTGGTACGGGCAAGAGGTACGAAAT GTTCTTGCCACAGGAGTTACACTTTTCTCGGAAGTCACAAGCGCACTACAGAAGCTCAAGGATCAGTTTCCTGTTAAAGACCTTTCCCAACTTGAAGAGATGTTGATTAAAGAGAAGGCTGAGTTCATG GATTCTCTAGCAAAGACTGTTGATCGAAATAGGGAATCAAGCTCTGTGGATGATATCCTTAATGTAAATTGGCTCTATCAGGATCTTCTACTGGAACTTTATGTGTGGGACTGCCGGCTGCACCAACTTGTAGATTGTACACTTGCTGAAAACGCAATAGTGGCAAATGGCCAAACTGCAGCAGCCGCTGAAGCAGACGGAATCGGTGAGCGCATGAGCAGCATAGCACCTTTTGAGAATAGATGTATCAAGGAACCAGAGAAGTTCATTGAAGCAGGGACTGCATCAGCCTTGCTTGATGATGCATGGAATGATAAGCATTGCAATGATCAGCACAACACAAACTGTGAGTGTGACGGGGGGGAAGAAAAATGGATTTGGAACCCAGTGAATGAGTCCAGATTGGCTTTCAGGCAGGAAGTGGAAGTTGGATGTTTGGAAAGGTTTGAGGTCGTTAACCACTACTGTCCAAGTCATTTATCCCCCTTGCACAAACACAGAGAATCTGGCGAGGAGATGGGGGGATCTCCACAGTTCACAGTAGGTCCAGGTGGCAGTATCTTGTGTGTATCAGAGGATGAGATATCCAGTATAATATCACGAGCTCTTGCTGTATCCGAGGAACGTCGGCACTTACTGATGGATGCTGTCGCTGAGACTGAACCAGCAGATACCACCAGGAGTAAAACAATGGACAAGTCTTACAGCTCTTTATCTGAAAGTTCATCTGCTTCTCTGTGGTCTTCGGATTCTGAGGCAAGCATTTCGTCTGACGACCTCTCCAGCTATGATACCTCGCTTCTTCTATCGTCCTCTCTCCATCCAGAAATAGCTGTCAACGGGATAACAGCTCTCAAAGGGAGGTACTCGGTCATCTGTGTACACTCTAACCAGTTCTACAACCTCCGAAGGAAATGCTGCCCATCGGAGCTTGCATACGTTGCCTCATTGAGCCGTTGCAAGAGGTGGGATGCTCAGGGCGGGAAGAGCAAGGCATTCTTTGCAAGAACAATGGATGGCAGGCTCATCATAAAGCAAATAAAGAAGACAGAGTTTGAGTCCTTCATAAAATTTGCGCCTGATTACTTCAGGCATGTCAACCATTCTCTGGACACGGGGAGCCAGACTTGCCTTGCCAAAATCTTAGGGATCTATCAG GTGAAGCAGACAAGACATGGCAAGGAGATCAAGATGGATCTGATGGTGATGGAGAACATCTTGTTTGGACACAATGTGTCGCGGACATATGATCTGAAAGGCGCCATCTTTTCACGTTATGTCTCCGACCCAAATGACCATGCTGGCACTGTCTACTTGGACCAGAACTTTGTGGATGACATGCGTGTTTCTCCAATCTATATTGGTGGAAGAGCAAAGCATCTCTTGGAGCGGGCAATCTGGAACGACACGTCTTTTCTCACG TCCATCAATGTCATGGACTACTCTTTGCTGGTTGGAGTGGACAGGCAGAAGCGTGAGCTGGTATTCGGCATCATCGACTACCTGAGGCAGTATACATGGGACAAGCAGCTGGAGACGATGGTGAAAGCGTCTCTGGTGGTGCCCAAGAATGAATCGCCAACGGTGATTTCCCCAAGGGATTACAAGAAGAGGTTCAGGAAGTTCATGAGCAAGCACTTCCTCACAGTTCCCGACGAGTGGAGCACGGAGAGTCGGCCGCCGGTGGCCTGGGAGTCCTGTGCCCACGCCGGCGAGTTGCCGGGAGTGAAGCCCCAGCATCCAAGCCCAATCCTCCTGGCGTGCGCTTAA